Sequence from the Cydia splendana chromosome 10, ilCydSple1.2, whole genome shotgun sequence genome:
GAGGGTGAGGCCGGCGGTGGTGCCGAACGCCGCGTCGGGCCCGTGCCGCGCGTACAGCAGCGCCACGCACGCCGGGCCCAGCGCGCGCGCCACGCATCCCGCGCCCGTCAGGACGCCCTGCCACACGCCCTGACCAAATGGAAGCGGGAaactcatttagacggtgcgagaactcgcgtGCGATTCGTGATTCATTACCAGTAGCcggtggcggatttgccctaaggcacaGGCTAGTGTTTACTACAGGGTtcggggcctagggcggccgacactgcaaatccgccaccgGCAGGAGCAGTGCTAGATGAAGGAAGCTTCTACGGTTACCGGACTGAGGCTAATAAGCTATAGTTCTATTATAAAACATACTACAGCTCTAAAAACCGAAACAACATAATATATAAAGTAGACATTAATGGTTTTTCCGTTACCTGCGGCCTGGGCCCCAGCACCTTGGAGAATATCGTCTGTATAAGCGTCACGCCCAGCGGGTACCCGATGGAGACCGCCGTGTATCCGAGCAGGAACTGCGGCACGGTGAGCGCGCGCGAGGTCTCGCACCAGGGCTGGCGGAGCGCCGGGCAGCCGCCGCCCGCCTCCGTGCTGTtgcgcggcgccggcggcggcgggcccGGGCCCCAGGGGATGCACAGCACCGAGGCCAGCCCCACCAGCAGGAAGCCGCCCCAGAGCAGGACCGCCCTGGAATCGTATGCAGATCGTTAGCGAAACTCAGAGTATATCAAACATCAAGTGGATCTGATCCACCAACAATAAACTCCTCTTGCCTCTTGATGGTTATATGGTCTATTGCGATTTCCCAACGATacagaatattaaaaaaaggatGGTGAAGATTCAATAGGAACTACCAACTGCAGCATATTGGTTGGTGATTGTGACCTCCTTTCAAAATTTCCAAATATTTTCCATAGCAAGGTCACCTCTATCACAGTGCCTTTGTATAATAACTATAGAGGCGAACGCAGCACCTTAGGCATTGATCTCCGGTTAACGCCAATTGCTGCTTAATTTTTTACCTTCTACAGAAATTTTGCTGTCTTTCTATATCAAGAGAAGGTCAAACCCTAAATAGTACTAGCAATACTGACCGCTCCTGAAAGAGTTTAGTGAGCGGCGTTATGAGCGCGAACGTGGCGCACGCCAACACCGCTCCCGCCGACATGAGGGCGCCCATGTACTTGAGCGCCTGCGCCTTGGACCACGCGAACTGGTCCATGGTCAGCGGGGTGGCGAGGGTCTCGAGCAGCACGAAGCTGAAGTTGAGCACGAAGAACGCGAACACCAGCGTCCAGCTGCTCACGCGGTCCGGCCGCAGCGCCTTCAGCGCCTCCGCCTCTGAAATCACCAAGGAGAGATTGTTAAAAAACGTTGTTTGGTTTGAAGGTACCGCTTTGGCAGACTGTTTACACGCTATTATGAGGAAAATACTTCAGATCCTATCTGTTTCCAATCCAACCCTAGAAAGAAGCTAACCCAagaaaaacttgtaaaaattgACAATTCACTAACCGAATCCCTTCCCATGAGCCAATATAGCTTCTCTCACCGCCATCTTCCTCTCCATGAAGCGATTAGACAGTAACAGCACTAGGTTTAGGCGCTCCGAGCGCAGTATTAAACCACGGACGGAGTGTAAGTACATGTATGTAGAAACACTCACCAGATCCCTTCCCATGAGCCAGCATGGCTTCTCTCGCCGCTATCTTCCTCTCCTTGAAGCTACACGGCAGTAACAGCGCTAGATTCAATGCTCCGAGGGCAGCGTTCAGCCACGCCGGCGCAGTATACATATCGAGGCGCGGGCGCAGGTCGAGCTCGCCGATCGGCGCGTACGGCGCGCCTGCACCCAGCGGCGCCGCCACGGCCTGCAGCGCCGGACCCACCACGAAACCTAACACCTGGAGCGTGAAATAGAATTGAATATAGATATAGATGCCGTTTTTGTGAATATATCAACCgtatataaaaaaacataaagaaTAAATAGTGgactagaaaatatttatttgttgacAAGCACCACCACTCCTTCGTAGGAAGAAAATCACTCTTTCGTAGGAGTGCCCGTATAGTCATCGTTGTAACGAAGTAGCGTCGCATTATCAAACCCAAGGCTCTTGGTATTTGCtcttaccaaaaagaatagatggtatagaggggtcctgtcattgtaaattttgtagtcactgtaaatttactgccatctatcgacacacgactaaaactcaaaatgaaaacgtataaagttatcaaaaaatttatatatatggataaatgattttattatttttatatcattttgatccatgttcattcactgatatctatgtgttaaaattgttaaatatgaaacagtgtcgttacgccatctagccgaggataggctaaaggtgtgtgcgccatctattcgagaatgacttttgcttgaattccgaggcacgttttttccttagactttattcgtcttatacgaagttacatatgtctttgctctTACTTAGAAATTTTCAACCTTCGCCTTTATTGCAAGCCTAATATCATGTACATAGGACTGACTCACCTGTGCTAGAGAAACGGCAGCCACAGCGCGAGTTCTCTCCGACACCGTGGTCGCGGCCGACAGGTAGGCGCGCGCCACCGCGATACTTGCTGAAACACATAGAGGGCTACACTGTCAGTGTGAACAATAGGGCGTCCATCATGGTTGACAGTATCTGTGATAGTATACTTACCTATGGAGTTTATACTCCTCTTATTGCTTATGCAACATTGCCAACAATCAAAAAGCCACGTATGCGGAAACAaagccattattattatttagattGTGTGATTGATGGAATCTGCAACTTTGTAGCTTTGTACAATTATAACCGCTCCTGCAGCCGAGGCATGTCATACGGACTTGCAGAGCTTATTTATGGATACTTGACGGATATGTGACGGATAATGAATTAGAGATTGGCATTGTGAGCACGGGTCTTTCGGCTACACAATCCACACGTTACGCGGGCACACGAACGTCTTCAGCAGCGGAGTTGAAACAGTCGCCGTGGTCGAAATCGGCCGGGagagtatatatatatacatatagtccgagtatatatatatagtcccgcgacttcgtccgcgtggaaTCTTATcttcaacattttacatctttaGTACTTATAATTTTCATATCCAAGCAAtgttgaaattacttttcttttttagCAAGTTGTATGAAGTTTTAAGTCAAGTGGATTTTGATGTTGGttgctgaaattacttttcttgtattctaataataggtacctatgcccttatacaaagattcaagttccgcactcacaaaatatctgatctccatacaaattttcaacccctttttcactaccttgggggatgaattttctaaaacgctgaaatcagttttcttgtattttaatttaatacgtttttacaaagtttcaagttcctagcttaaaataaaatttgcacccgAAGACGAACTTCCATGCCCTTTTTAACCCccgttgaatttccaaaaacgttgcaatcactttttttgtaatcggctattatgcctttctaagaagtttcaaagcatttgtaatggattcaaattttcaacccctttttaacactgttaggggatgaattttacaaaacgctgaaattacatttttaatacaattgctCAAAAAGTTTAGTTTTTGTAGCTACAAATCGTGCgtaaagttagatttttttacacTAGTGCTAAAAAGTAATCTGATTgatactttttaaataaattagtattattcaAGACCCGCTTATAAATGACCCACCTGAACAACGAGCGATTGGGCATAAAGGAGTATTAAGCGAGACCCAATAGTATTACTTGAACAACGCGCGATTGAATGAAGCTGTCTTTCGTACACTGCACTTAAGAATATAAATGTAATTCTAATTAATTAGATATATATcaatataaagaaataaaaaaagattcatgtttttttacataattatacctatgttctaaaataataatacaatttctCTTCAATTGGCATAATGCTGACAACAGAAtccacattgaaaaaaaaaatggcaattaaaagtaattttttttattcccttCCCGCCTTTTTTATTCAACATTTATATATGTGATTTATGTTTGTAATTGCCATGAACGTATCataagttattaaataaaaatgagtgaTTCAGACGATTTTGGAGTTAATTTAACGCCACCAGATATCAAAGCAAAGGCATCCGTTGCAAGTGACAGTATATTACCGGAAAAAAGCGAAAGCATTATACATTGCTGCCTATGGACATTTCGTCAACTGGAAACGGGAAAAGCAAACCGTATCATTCTCGGAAAACGTATTGTTGGCGTACTTTCTTGAATTATCTGAAAAATATCAGGCACCAACTATGTGGTCAAAATACTCAATGTTAAAAACAATggtaaacaaaaaacaaaaaagcgatGTAAATATAGGTAGTTACACACAATTGACTGCATTGTTGAAGAGAAAGTCGCAAGGATATCAAGCAAAAAAATCTAAAGTACTGACGGCAGATGATATTGAAAAATTCATCAACGATGCTCCGGATCACCAGTACTTGGCAACAAATAATTTAACAATGGTATTATTTTCGTAATTggactaaaaaataataaaactgtcTCTTTTAACTACTGTgctttttatttcattgtagTTTTTTcgcaattgtattaaaaaacgttgTTCGACACACGTGCTGAAGTGTCAttttcactcgtcccgagtcttgacCCTCGCCTGTCGGCTCGGGTCAAGAAACCTCGGTACTCGTGCATAGTGACATACTTCTCGCACTTGTATCGAAAACTACTATTcctgtcttctaataatatccctaaatacaaagattcaagtccaccactcgaaaaaaattttgatatccatacaaactttcaatccctttttcaccaccttaggggatgaattttcaaaaacgctgaacttagttttcttgtacatattttaataatatatctttttacgaagtttcaaattcctagcttaaaagaaaacttcaaccccatacaaactttcagcccctttttaaccctgttaggggatgaattttacaaaacgctgaattcacttttcctgtcttttaataatatccccaaatacaaagattcaagtcccgcgttcgaaaaaaatattgatatccatacaaactttcaaccccgttttcaccaccttaggggatgaattttcaaaaacgctgaaattagttttcttgtattttaatttaatacattttcgCAAAGTTTCAAGtacctagcttaaaataaatcttgcaccccaagacgaactttcatcccctttttaacccccttaggggttgaatttacaaaaacgttgcaatcacttttttttcgtaatcagcatggtataataatatactccgccgggaacacccaaatattccgaaatatgttattccgactttcataacctcgattttcataatcacgattttttatacgtccgaaatatcgaaatcacgactttgaaaaccacgaaagaagacgactgcgctatttccgaatacttaaaatccgattgtcatatgaacgaaagcttaaagttccgattttttaaaaatccgattttttttttccgaatttgtctattccgaaaaatcattgaccgatcggaaataaaataattcggaattcagaagttcgatcttttgtaaactcggaataatgaaattcgtgattttcaaaagggaagtaattaaatggtcagccgtttttaaaattgatctgcaaaaaaaaatgcatttaaatcatttggacatgctagaactgctacctttacagaaaccaactgctactagaaaagtggcttaggttagaactgcgacctttacggaaaccaactgctactagaaaagtgggttaagttagttcagaactgcgaccttcacagaaaccaactgttACCAGAaacgtgggttaggttaggttataactGCGTCCTTTACTGAAACCaactgctgctagaaaagtgggttaggttaggttagaactgcgagggGTGCGGGATTGGTAGACCTCCTTGTGGTGCACCCTGGGAGGGGGAGGATAGCCGCTCAGTTGCGCGCTTGCTATTCTCCCTCTGCGAACTACCAGTCACAGAGTGGTTAGGCAGTCGAGTCTGCTCCTGCGTTGGCTTTAGTGCCGTGTTGTTGTGGATGGCTGCTCCCGGGATGCCTCAGCTAATCTGAGGTGTCAGGGGATGCAGCTGTTTTGGAGGTGGTGCATTTGCACGGTTTGTTGACGGGGCCCGGTTTAGGGCCAGCGGCCGCTTGGCGGCGTGGGATGGCGAGCCTTCAAGGTTTGCGGCGCGGCGGGTCTGGCGGTCACAGTCATGTGACTGCTGGGTTGGTTTCGGCCCCCAGTCGGGCAACCCGTAACCCGCACTGAGCGAGCCGGGGGCGCTGCTCATTGAGAGTAGCGCTGCGTggagaaaaccactataataaatCCCCAATCCCAAGGTGAGCGGATCGTGCCGATGGGATGCATGGCTGGGGGGAGTCCAGTGCCTAGCGTGCGGGGGAGCTCACCCCCGAAAAAAAAGAGACAACGATGTGGAGTCATCGCATTAGAAAACATGAAGGTCGATTGCGAAAATAGTCCCCTGGCGGGTCTCCGAAAGGAGGAAGCCCGTCCGCTCACTTCGGTGGGCGGCTGCCCTTCGTATGCAGGGGTGGGCAACAATCGCCTCGTAGGCCGGCAGGGTGCCGGTCTTCGTGAACACAACCTTGGCTCAATGAAAACGGACTCTGATGCATTATGGAATCAGTATTTTGTCGAACGGGAGGTGAAGGACTGCGACCCGATGTCGCACTCCAACACCAATGAACTTTGCGTGAACGCGGGAGAGTGCTCAAATAATAATTTGGGTACACTGAGGCTGAGGGGTGGCGGTTCGCCGTCGCGAGACGAAAAGGGTCGTTCTGTCCGCGAATTGACCCCAAAAGAATCTACAGAAGCCGTGGCGGGGTTGCCAACGACGGTGATTCCCTCGGAGGGTGAAATTACGGAGCCCTCAACGAGTGCAGGGTTACGGAGTCGACTGAGGAGCCGGAGATCACTCCCAGACATCCGCATATCTTTAACCCGCTGTGACTCTCCAGCTCCGAAGAGCAGCTGCACGGGATCGGGTTATGCGACCACAAAGAAAAAAGAGACAGGAGCAAGTGTGAGCGAAAAAGAGGCGAATGTCGACGAACCTGATACTGGGAGCATAATACCTGTGCGCTCCGGGTCAGCTTCTGATGACAGGATAAGAGACGATCGGGCTGAGTCAGACTCAGCAATGAGCTGTCACTCATTCAGTGACAACGAGAGACGGTTCTGGCGGAAACGTGGTCTCAGCTCAGGGTCAGACTCAGATGGAGCCACCAAGAAGAGGTCTCAGTCCGTATCAAAGCGAGGTCGCGGTCGGCCTCCCTCCACCGGACATTACGTTGACCCTGCCATGGCCAAGGAAGACTTACACCGCGCCAAACGGGAGGAAATGAGGTTAAGGGCAGAAGAGGAGGTGGCTGGTATACGGCTGCCATTTTCTACTCGGAGCCAGACTGGCGGCTTAAGTTCGTCCGTCCGGCCCGGTGCGCAGGATAACCTTTGTGCGGCTGCGCTCTCTCAGCGCGTACACAAGAGCCTGGATGCAATATCACATGTTGCCAAAAACTCCGGCCATCTAAAAGGCACCTTCGTGAAGGCATTAAAGGACGCCACCGCATCTATAAAAGAGACAGTCGATTGCCTTTTAGAGCGCACTTCTACGGAAGAAACAAGGCGACTGCAGGCACAAAACGACGCCCTGCGAGCTCAGTTGACTGAGCTTAAATCAGAGATGACCCAGCTGAGAGCGGACTTTCGGGACCAGTTCAGGCGAACGTCCCCAGTTCCGTCTTAGCCAAAAGAAAATACACAGCCGGCCAGTACCTCCCGCAAGGGTGCTGCAAGGGTTTCTAGCATGGAAGAAAATATGATGCGAACTATGACGGCCCAGATAGGACTGATGCTGGATGCGAGGCTAGGAGCCTTGGAGCTAGAGGGCAGGCTGCTGCCAGCCCAAACTATGCGGCCACCCTTGGCCCACGACCGGCGTGCGGAGCGAGCTACGTCTCTCCACTCCGGACCGACTGGACAAGACACGTGCACTGAACTCACAACAGGCACCCAGCCTGATTCTATAGCGGGAACGGCGGCGGTTGCTTCCCCTGCCTCTTCAGGCAGTAAACAGGGAGCCAAACCGAAACCAAGGCGCAAGAAAACTACTCTTGCTGCTAAGGAAGCGGCCACAGCTAGAGAAGTACCCCAGGAAACACCAACGCCTGCTGCGGCACCTCCGCGTGAAAACTGGAAAGACGCGTTGGGCAAGAAGGCCAAAAAGGCGGTCAAGAAACCAACAGCTGCGAAAACTACCAAAACGCACGCGCCTAAGTCAGCACATAAAAGAAAACTCCGGCCTCCGCGCACTGCTGCAGTCACT
This genomic interval carries:
- the LOC134794447 gene encoding major facilitator superfamily domain-containing protein 8; protein product: MEWLKRNLSNKKEEVEDGTAAERQRLEGAEPVPESPAVLNASELESEQERRERWRSVYVIYFTMFQMSLGFSIVLTGVWPYLDKLEPGASKEVLGLAVGAAPLGQLLASPLLGLWANACGVRAPLRAALALFVLSQALYAQLHAARPRAAAAMLAARLLVGVSSASIAVARAYLSAATTVSERTRAVAAVSLAQVLGFVVGPALQAVAAPLGAGAPYAPIGELDLRPRLDMYTAPAWLNAALGALNLALLLPCSFKERKIAAREAMLAHGKGSEAEALKALRPDRVSSWTLVFAFFVLNFSFVLLETLATPLTMDQFAWSKAQALKYMGALMSAGAVLACATFALITPLTKLFQERAVLLWGGFLLVGLASVLCIPWGPGPPPPAPRNSTEAGGGCPALRQPWCETSRALTVPQFLLGYTAVSIGYPLGVTLIQTIFSKVLGPRPQGVWQGVLTGAGCVARALGPACVALLYARHGPDAAFGTTAGLTLATLAGLRALYGRLQPSAPSAPSAPSAPPPQLPLQPLNGNKDPDS